TGCCAGGCGTGCGTTGCGCGAGGTTTTCGCGAGCGGCACGTTGCCGGCTACCGTGGTCAGCGCCTGGATCTTGAGCGTCTCGGGCGATGCCATGGCGAACAGCAGCGCGATCACGTCGTCGGCGCCCGGGTCGGTGTCGATGATGAGCGTGTGCACCGTGTTGGCGTCGGCGGCGTGCGCTGCGGTCGGAGCGATGCTGGTGGTCATCAAGAGGGCGAATCCCGCGAGAAGGAACGAGGAAAGATCGGCTTTCCAACGCGAAGAGAGAGGCATGAATTGGCTTCCTTGAAGCGCGAGAAAACGCGCGGTGAAAACCAGTCTGCCAGAGCATTTCGCGTCGGCGGCATGAAATCGAAGGCGTGTTCTGGGCCTCTGCCACGGGGCATCCCGCACTTCGCAAACCAAGGATTTCGCCCGCCATTTTCGTTGCAGTTGAAAGTGCGCAAGCGGCAAAGAAAAAGCCCCGCAAGCGGGGCTTCGGCGGGGCCATCGAAGCCCCCGCAGTGTTGCGAAAACGCTGCTTACTTCTTGCGCGCGGCAATCGCCTTCTCGGCCTGTGCGACGAGGTCCGCACCCACCATCGACTTCCACTTGTCGTACACCGGGCGCGTCGCCTTCACAAAGGCTTGGCGCTCTTCCGGCGTGAGCTGCGTCACCGTCACGCCCATGGCGGCGATGTCCTTGAACACCGGCTTGTCGGCTTCCACGAGGCCCTTGCGCGCGATGGCGATTTCCTGCTTGCCCGCATCGAGCGCGGCCTGGCGCACGATGGCCTGGTCGGCTGGCGTCCACGAAGCCCAGATCTCCTTGTTCACCACGAACACCAGCGGGTCGGCCACGTAGCCCCAGGCGGTCACGAACTTCTGGCCCACGGTGTGCATCTTGAGCACGGTGAACAGGAAGAGCGGGTTCTCCTGGCCATCGACCGCGCCGCTCGCGAGCGCGGGCTGCGCATCGGCCCAGCTCATCTGCGTGGGGTTGGCGCCCAGCGCTGTGAACATGTCCGAATAGATCGGCGAACCGACCACGCGGATCTTCATGCCCTTCAGGTCCTCGGGCGACTTGATCGGCTTCTTGGAGTTGGTGATTTCGCGGTAACCGTTCTCGCCCCAGGCGAGCGGCACCACGCCAGCCTTGTCGAGGGTCTTGAACATTTCCTTGCCCACGTCGCCCTGCGTGAGCGCGTCGATGGCCGCGTAGTCGGGCATCAGGAAGGGCATCGAGAACAGGTTGAGCTGCTTGACCTGCGGCGACCAGTTGATGGTCGAGCCCACGGCCATGTCGATCACGCCCTGGCGCAGCGCGCTGAACTCGCGCGTCTGGTCGCCCTGGATCAACGACACGCCCGGGTACAGCTTGATGTTGATGCGGCCCTGGGTGCGCTCCTTCACGAGGTCGGCCCAGATCTTTCCGGCTTGGCCCCACGGCGTGGGTGGGCCGAGCACCAGCGACATCTTGTACTCGGGCTTGTAGGCGGCCTGCGCCATGGCGCCGGTCGAGAAGAGCCCGAGCGTGGCGGCGACGGCGGCGAGGCCCAGCAGGGTGCGGCGGAATTTCATTTGAAGGTCTCCTCTTTGTAGATGGAACGAAAAAATCAGTAGCCCAGCTTGCGCGGCAGCCAGAGCGCAAGCTCGGGGAATGCGATGACCAGCACCATCACCACGAACATCGAGAACAGCATCCAGCCGACCCAGCGCACGGTCTCTTCCATGCGCACCTTGGCGATGCGGCACGAGACCATGAGGTTCACGGCCAGCGGCGGCGTGAACTGCCCGAGCGCAACCTTGAGCGTGAGGATCACGCCGAACCACACCGGGTCCCACTTGTAGTACTGCACGATGGGCAGCAAGAGCGGCACGAAGATCAGGAAGATCGACACGCCATCGAGGAACATGCCCACGGTGATGAGCAAGAGGATCAGCAGCGCGAGGATGCCGTATTCGCCCAGGCCCGAATTCACGATGGCCCGCGTGACCGGGTCGATGATGCCCAGCGTCGAGAGCGAGTACGCGAAGATCCCCGCGAGCGACACCACCAGCAGGATCACCGCCGAGAGCTCACCCGATTCGCGCAGGATCACGAACAGGTCGCGCACCTTGATGGTCCGGTGGATGCACATGCCCACGAAGAGGCCGTAGAACACCGCGACCACGGCCGCTTCGGTCGGCGTGAACCAGCCCGCGCGCATGCCGCCCAGAATCAGCACCGGTGCCGCGAGGCCCCAGATCGCTTCGCGAAAGCTCTTCCAGAACGGCGGACGCGGCAGCGTCGCTTCGAGCGCGCCCATCTTGTGCGTGCGGGCCAGCCACACGGCCGGAATCATCAGCGCGAGGCCGGCCATCACGCCCGGGATCATGCCGGCCGCGAACAGCGCCGGCACCGAGGCGCCCGGCACCAGCACCGAATAGACGATGAACGCGACCGACGGCGGAATCAGGATGTCGGTGGCCGCCGCGGCGCCCACCACGCTCGCCGAGAACGCGGCCGGGTAGCCGGCGCGCGACATGGC
This region of Variovorax sp. RKNM96 genomic DNA includes:
- a CDS encoding DctP family TRAP transporter solute-binding subunit is translated as MKFRRTLLGLAAVAATLGLFSTGAMAQAAYKPEYKMSLVLGPPTPWGQAGKIWADLVKERTQGRINIKLYPGVSLIQGDQTREFSALRQGVIDMAVGSTINWSPQVKQLNLFSMPFLMPDYAAIDALTQGDVGKEMFKTLDKAGVVPLAWGENGYREITNSKKPIKSPEDLKGMKIRVVGSPIYSDMFTALGANPTQMSWADAQPALASGAVDGQENPLFLFTVLKMHTVGQKFVTAWGYVADPLVFVVNKEIWASWTPADQAIVRQAALDAGKQEIAIARKGLVEADKPVFKDIAAMGVTVTQLTPEERQAFVKATRPVYDKWKSMVGADLVAQAEKAIAARKK
- a CDS encoding TRAP transporter large permease; this translates as MIATLLFVAFVLMMLVGVPIGAALGLAGAACIALANSDAQWFGLLAVPQNFYAGLGKYPLLAIPMFVLVGSIFDRSGVALRLVNFAVAIVGRGPGMLPLVAIAVAMFLGGISGSGPANAAAVGAVMIAAMSRAGYPAAFSASVVGAAAATDILIPPSVAFIVYSVLVPGASVPALFAAGMIPGVMAGLALMIPAVWLARTHKMGALEATLPRPPFWKSFREAIWGLAAPVLILGGMRAGWFTPTEAAVVAVFYGLFVGMCIHRTIKVRDLFVILRESGELSAVILLVVSLAGIFAYSLSTLGIIDPVTRAIVNSGLGEYGILALLILLLITVGMFLDGVSIFLIFVPLLLPIVQYYKWDPVWFGVILTLKVALGQFTPPLAVNLMVSCRIAKVRMEETVRWVGWMLFSMFVVMVLVIAFPELALWLPRKLGY